The following coding sequences are from one Tolumonas lignilytica window:
- a CDS encoding electron transfer flavoprotein subunit alpha/FixB family protein: MTILVLAEHAAGKLTQATHQLLGVVKQWQQPVHLCIAATAETLPTLIADAVVLDGVEQILTAASAQLLWPEPAVIAGYLKPLIPHYQIMAAPHQQDLLAAFALLSGSEHLPLLTDVVGFRCSDEKPDKVPDQFLTAYYDQQAWRWFHHATPSAKSLLITVQTGHFSMSVQQNKPAGTMFSVQELTLAISSNAAVTQDFTQASGDGMRLDEAKIVIGGGRPLGKRFMPVMKPLATLLSAAIGATRGAVDAGFVPFTSQIGQTGSHITPELYIAVGLSGAPQHIAGIGQSRVIVAINKDISAPICQQADYILQGDMFELLPALCDAIRAQRSAQQTTVLDATDAVVAEVLS, translated from the coding sequence ATGACAATTCTGGTGCTGGCTGAACACGCGGCTGGAAAATTAACACAGGCAACCCACCAGTTGTTGGGTGTAGTGAAACAATGGCAGCAACCAGTGCATTTATGCATCGCGGCGACCGCAGAAACGCTGCCGACACTAATTGCGGATGCTGTAGTGTTGGATGGCGTTGAACAAATACTGACGGCGGCGTCAGCGCAGTTACTTTGGCCGGAACCGGCAGTCATTGCTGGATATCTCAAACCGCTTATTCCGCATTATCAGATCATGGCGGCTCCGCATCAGCAGGATCTGCTGGCGGCATTTGCGCTGTTATCGGGTAGTGAGCATTTACCGCTGCTAACGGATGTCGTGGGGTTTCGATGCAGTGACGAGAAACCGGATAAAGTGCCTGATCAATTTCTGACTGCTTATTATGATCAACAGGCATGGCGCTGGTTTCATCATGCAACGCCATCCGCTAAAAGTTTATTGATCACGGTGCAGACCGGGCATTTTTCTATGTCTGTACAGCAAAACAAACCCGCAGGCACCATGTTTTCTGTACAGGAGCTGACGTTGGCGATCTCTTCAAACGCAGCGGTGACGCAAGATTTTACTCAAGCATCAGGGGATGGAATGCGGCTGGATGAAGCAAAGATTGTGATCGGCGGTGGTCGTCCGTTAGGTAAACGTTTCATGCCGGTGATGAAACCACTGGCAACCTTGCTGTCTGCGGCGATAGGTGCGACGCGTGGTGCCGTGGATGCCGGTTTTGTGCCGTTTACCAGCCAGATAGGGCAAACCGGTTCGCATATTACGCCGGAGCTCTATATTGCCGTCGGGCTTTCTGGTGCGCCTCAGCATATCGCTGGCATTGGGCAGAGCCGGGTGATTGTCGCCATTAATAAAGACATCTCGGCCCCCATTTGTCAGCAAGCCGATTACATTTTGCAGGGGGATATGTTCGAGCTTCTGCCCGCCTTGTGTGACGCTATCCGGGCTCAAAGATCAGCACAGCAAACAACCGTGCTGGATGCAACGGATGCAGTTGTTGCGGAGGTGCTCTCTTGA
- a CDS encoding electron transfer flavoprotein-ubiquinone oxidoreductase: MNETDDAALRYDILIIGGGPAGLSAAIHVKQLAPELSVCLLEKGAAIGAHQLSGAIVPDDYLAPLQALGHFFSPPPAATVVTDSLWHWYSAHRQFRLPDWILPPAFRRKKKQSLIQLSSLCQWLGEEAMQLGVDLFTAQAAAHALYDDNGVVCGVMTGDMGCNEDGTPGPQYMSGIAIHAAYTLLAEGAKGSLSREIAEKFHSHAGKPQHYALGFKERWHLSQGGLKAGQVIHSMGWPLNRHAGGGFLYAFSEHELAVGLILQLDYREPDLDPFALFQQFKAHPAIATLLQDAECQGFGARTLNEGGWQALGQRAFPGGAFVGCAAGLLDLLKQQGIPHAIQSGVLAAKACVNARGRGESGTVLHEYDLAVKQGPIGQALREASPIKPALANLGGIVGTFWLAAHYWLKTVGGCLPQFGVKLADHENLLTVSSSVKAVFAAETARDQALYLARIKHPETQPLHLQISDKPISPQELEYSRRVLSHCCPGKVYAEDDAVFAIRANRCLHCKCCEIKDPAQQIHWTPPESGSGPSYLGL; the protein is encoded by the coding sequence TTGAATGAAACCGACGATGCTGCATTACGCTACGACATCCTGATCATCGGCGGCGGTCCGGCAGGGCTGTCTGCTGCTATTCATGTTAAGCAGCTCGCACCTGAATTATCGGTTTGTCTGCTGGAAAAAGGTGCTGCTATCGGTGCTCACCAACTCTCCGGTGCGATCGTGCCGGATGATTATCTGGCACCACTGCAGGCACTGGGGCACTTTTTTTCTCCTCCTCCCGCTGCGACAGTTGTGACGGATTCCCTATGGCACTGGTACAGCGCCCATCGGCAGTTTCGTTTGCCTGATTGGATCTTACCGCCAGCGTTCAGGCGGAAAAAAAAACAGTCATTGATTCAGCTCAGTTCACTGTGTCAGTGGCTGGGTGAGGAAGCCATGCAGCTTGGTGTGGATCTCTTTACGGCGCAGGCAGCCGCACATGCGCTTTATGATGATAATGGTGTTGTATGCGGAGTCATGACGGGGGACATGGGATGCAACGAAGACGGCACACCCGGCCCGCAATATATGTCAGGGATTGCCATTCATGCTGCCTATACCTTGCTGGCGGAAGGGGCTAAGGGGTCGCTGAGTCGTGAAATTGCGGAAAAATTTCACAGCCATGCAGGTAAACCGCAACATTACGCACTTGGATTCAAGGAACGATGGCATTTGTCGCAGGGTGGGCTAAAAGCCGGACAGGTGATCCACTCAATGGGCTGGCCGTTAAATCGTCATGCTGGTGGTGGTTTTCTGTATGCGTTCAGTGAACATGAACTGGCGGTTGGCTTGATTCTGCAACTGGATTATCGGGAGCCGGATCTCGACCCTTTTGCACTATTTCAGCAGTTCAAGGCACATCCGGCTATAGCCACCCTGCTGCAAGACGCTGAGTGTCAGGGGTTTGGTGCAAGAACACTGAATGAAGGTGGTTGGCAGGCTTTGGGTCAACGGGCTTTCCCGGGTGGGGCCTTTGTTGGCTGTGCGGCCGGATTACTCGATTTACTCAAGCAGCAGGGCATTCCGCATGCTATCCAATCGGGCGTACTGGCAGCAAAAGCCTGCGTCAATGCCAGAGGGCGAGGCGAGTCAGGTACTGTATTGCATGAATATGATTTGGCAGTAAAACAAGGGCCAATAGGTCAGGCATTGCGAGAGGCAAGCCCGATAAAGCCAGCACTGGCCAACCTGGGGGGAATAGTCGGAACATTCTGGCTGGCTGCACATTATTGGCTGAAAACGGTTGGTGGCTGCTTGCCGCAATTTGGGGTGAAGCTAGCAGACCATGAAAACCTGCTAACCGTCTCTTCTTCCGTTAAGGCGGTATTTGCGGCAGAAACGGCGCGCGATCAGGCGCTTTATCTAGCAAGAATAAAACACCCGGAAACGCAGCCATTGCATCTGCAGATCAGTGACAAGCCAATTTCACCACAGGAACTGGAGTACAGCAGACGGGTTCTTAGCCATTGTTGTCCTGGAAAGGTTTATGCGGAAGACGACGCTGTATTTGCTATCAGAGCCAACCGTTGTCTGCATTGTAAATGCTGTGAAATTAAAGATCCGGCCCAGCAGATACACTGGACACCACCTGAAAGCGGCAGCGGGCCGTCGTATTTAGGTTTATAA
- a CDS encoding sigma 54-interacting transcriptional regulator produces MPDNTAFSNHTRDEKAFHCQHRKQHTIHQVEQIVSESDVMKQLMKALRKIAPTQTAVILRGEPGTGKEVIARAIHHFSQVADGSFVKLCCEHLNDEKLMNDLFGNHEQQGKTEGKLHIADGGTLFLTEIAHFSLQLQGKLLQYLEENAFEPIGAAQPEYSNIRIICASEKDLEALVLTQHFLPELYYRLHIGVLNLPPLRERKADIPGLVRYFFERYNQINHRKLTIDAAVLKPIFNCHWPDNVRDLENCLEHAALLSEDDTVQSLPCQQGRCIRQYLDEKISQANKIATAQSEKKIIVGPELTAPVAGDESALNTNSHSLLSSVELERSRLVMTLEKCGWVKAKAARQLGITTRQLSYALQKLNIAVKKY; encoded by the coding sequence ATGCCGGATAACACAGCATTCTCGAACCATACCAGGGATGAAAAAGCGTTTCATTGCCAGCATCGGAAACAGCATACGATCCATCAGGTTGAGCAGATCGTCAGCGAATCCGATGTGATGAAACAACTAATGAAAGCACTGAGAAAAATCGCTCCGACACAAACAGCAGTGATATTGCGTGGCGAGCCGGGAACGGGGAAGGAAGTCATCGCCCGGGCCATACATCACTTTTCGCAAGTAGCCGACGGGTCGTTTGTTAAACTCTGTTGTGAACATCTGAACGATGAAAAACTCATGAATGATTTGTTCGGCAACCACGAACAGCAGGGTAAAACAGAAGGAAAACTGCATATCGCCGATGGTGGTACCTTATTTCTCACCGAAATTGCCCATTTCTCACTGCAGCTGCAAGGCAAACTCTTGCAATATCTGGAAGAAAACGCTTTCGAGCCAATAGGTGCCGCGCAGCCTGAATACAGCAATATCCGCATAATTTGTGCTTCAGAAAAAGACCTTGAGGCATTAGTGTTAACTCAGCATTTTTTACCTGAACTTTATTACCGTCTGCACATTGGTGTATTGAATCTGCCACCTTTACGGGAAAGAAAAGCCGATATTCCCGGACTGGTTCGTTATTTCTTTGAACGCTATAACCAGATCAACCATAGAAAACTGACGATCGATGCTGCTGTTTTGAAGCCGATTTTCAACTGCCATTGGCCGGACAACGTCCGTGATTTAGAGAACTGTCTGGAACATGCCGCATTGTTATCTGAAGATGATACGGTGCAGTCATTACCTTGCCAGCAAGGGAGGTGTATCCGGCAATACCTTGATGAAAAGATATCTCAGGCAAATAAAATCGCCACTGCTCAGTCGGAGAAAAAAATTATAGTTGGTCCGGAGCTGACAGCGCCGGTTGCCGGGGATGAATCCGCACTAAACACAAACTCGCACTCCTTGCTATCTTCTGTCGAACTGGAACGCAGTCGTCTGGTCATGACACTTGAAAAATGCGGATGGGTTAAAGCCAAAGCAGCCAGACAACTGGGCATTACAACCCGGCAATTAAGTTATGCGCTGCAGAAGCTGAATATTGCAGTGAAGAAATACTGA
- a CDS encoding energy-coupling factor ABC transporter ATP-binding protein, with protein MTSPVIDMTALSVWQNDKEILNIPSLQINQGELVAVLGRNGAGKSTLLQVINLLTAFQGRYSLFGEDTATARPITLRRRCSLAFQENHLLNMSVYDNLACVLKFHQTTERDIPGKVRQALAAFQAEHLIQRDAAQLSGGETQRVCLARAVIAKPELLLLDEPSAALDMASRRDMIEMMRSFCNQHQITAILVSHIFTDVLNFADRALVIDNGRIVQDDSPEIIMRKPVNESIARLVAMDNLLPVSLNDQQLKLPGNILASHFSALSLNASLCCLPGDAIFLSHPSHHAEATDVITFDAKIKKVFPALGGLKLLLDVNGHEYYARLPRQAFSTRSLENTCHHFGFHYSDLHFLN; from the coding sequence ATGACGTCGCCGGTAATTGACATGACGGCACTGTCTGTCTGGCAAAATGACAAAGAGATCCTGAATATACCTTCCCTGCAAATTAACCAAGGAGAACTTGTTGCGGTACTGGGTCGGAATGGCGCAGGGAAAAGTACCCTGCTGCAAGTCATCAATTTACTCACTGCATTTCAGGGGCGCTATTCATTGTTTGGCGAAGATACCGCAACAGCACGGCCAATTACGCTGAGACGCCGCTGTTCCCTCGCCTTTCAGGAAAACCACCTGCTGAATATGAGTGTTTATGATAATTTGGCCTGTGTTTTAAAGTTTCATCAAACAACTGAAAGAGACATTCCCGGCAAAGTCCGTCAGGCTTTAGCCGCATTTCAGGCGGAACATCTGATACAACGCGATGCCGCGCAACTTTCGGGAGGCGAGACACAACGGGTTTGCCTCGCCCGAGCCGTGATCGCCAAGCCAGAGCTTTTATTACTCGATGAACCGTCGGCAGCTTTAGATATGGCCAGTAGACGGGACATGATTGAGATGATGCGTTCGTTCTGCAACCAGCATCAAATAACCGCTATTTTAGTCAGTCATATCTTTACCGATGTATTGAATTTTGCTGATCGTGCACTTGTGATTGATAACGGCCGGATTGTTCAGGATGATTCCCCGGAGATCATCATGCGAAAACCCGTCAATGAATCCATTGCGCGCTTAGTGGCGATGGACAATCTGTTGCCGGTTTCGCTAAATGATCAGCAACTGAAACTACCGGGAAATATCTTAGCAAGCCACTTTTCCGCCCTGTCACTGAATGCGTCGTTATGTTGTCTGCCTGGTGACGCCATTTTTCTATCGCATCCATCACATCATGCAGAAGCAACCGATGTGATCACGTTTGACGCAAAAATAAAGAAAGTGTTTCCGGCATTGGGTGGACTGAAACTTTTACTCGACGTAAATGGGCATGAATATTATGCCCGGTTGCCACGACAGGCATTTTCCACCCGAAGTCTGGAAAACACCTGTCATCATTTTGGATTCCATTATTCCGATTTACATTTTCTGAATTAA
- a CDS encoding ABC transporter permease, with product MPDFSELSRLFAGSDVLSITLFTLSISLTATLISVFLGVPTGILLATHQFRGKKILCAFLNFGMGLPPVVVGLIVSLIFWRYGPLGFLNLMYTPSAIIIVQTIVATPIVASLSFSAICSLNEKLYLQLLSLGATPLQAIRYLMHEARIGLVAAVIAGFGRIVSEVGASMMVGGNIKGQTRVLATATVLEVGKGNYGFALMIGAILLLVTFLVVWCMTYLQYKSMKLVRIAK from the coding sequence ATGCCGGATTTCAGTGAATTATCCCGTTTATTTGCCGGAAGTGATGTGCTGTCGATTACCCTGTTCACTCTGAGTATTTCACTGACAGCCACGTTAATCAGTGTATTTCTGGGTGTTCCTACCGGGATTTTACTGGCCACTCATCAATTCCGAGGTAAAAAGATCCTCTGTGCATTTCTGAACTTCGGCATGGGCCTTCCCCCCGTCGTGGTTGGCTTAATCGTGAGTCTGATATTCTGGCGTTATGGTCCGCTTGGATTTCTGAATCTGATGTATACCCCATCAGCAATTATTATTGTGCAAACGATTGTCGCTACGCCGATTGTTGCCAGTCTGAGTTTTTCAGCCATCTGTAGTCTGAATGAAAAACTCTATCTGCAATTGTTGTCGCTGGGTGCGACCCCTTTGCAGGCAATCAGGTATCTGATGCATGAAGCCAGAATCGGGTTAGTCGCTGCGGTGATTGCTGGTTTTGGCCGCATCGTTTCAGAGGTGGGAGCCTCTATGATGGTGGGCGGCAATATTAAAGGTCAGACACGCGTGCTGGCGACCGCCACCGTATTAGAGGTGGGTAAAGGCAACTATGGTTTTGCACTGATGATTGGCGCGATTTTGTTATTGGTCACCTTTCTGGTGGTCTGGTGCATGACTTATCTGCAGTACAAAAGTATGAAGCTGGTGAGGATAGCGAAATGA
- a CDS encoding substrate-binding domain-containing protein — MIYHFKNMLFKTIFFAAMSTSSFSYAADNPKEVIIALTTSIEDSGLLDVIVPPFEQKTGYKVKKLSIGTGQALALAEKGEVDALLVCAPKAEQAVEKEGAVVNRKLIMHNEYQLVGPAKDPAHIHGLDSLDALKKISLAKSTFISRGDNSGTNKMEQSLWKSAGIEPKGGWYQEVGAGMADALRISDEKNGYTLTDSGTFTFLKKTLSLDVMTGHENRLLNLFHAMQTNPQKFNRVNAAAGKAFVDFLLSPQGQKLIADHGIKEFGKPLFVIDGGKSEKDYGL, encoded by the coding sequence ATGATTTATCACTTTAAAAATATGTTATTCAAAACAATCTTTTTTGCGGCAATGAGTACGAGCTCTTTTTCATACGCCGCAGATAACCCTAAAGAAGTGATCATCGCGCTGACAACCAGTATTGAAGACAGCGGATTACTGGATGTCATTGTCCCACCTTTTGAACAAAAAACTGGCTATAAGGTGAAAAAGCTATCGATAGGAACCGGACAAGCACTCGCACTGGCAGAAAAAGGCGAAGTTGATGCCTTGCTGGTTTGTGCCCCCAAAGCAGAGCAAGCTGTCGAAAAAGAGGGGGCAGTCGTAAATCGCAAACTCATCATGCACAATGAATATCAGCTCGTTGGCCCGGCCAAAGACCCGGCGCATATTCATGGCCTCGACTCGTTAGATGCTCTTAAAAAAATCAGCCTTGCCAAATCGACGTTTATTTCCCGTGGTGACAATTCCGGTACCAACAAAATGGAACAGAGTCTGTGGAAATCAGCTGGCATTGAGCCCAAAGGCGGCTGGTATCAGGAAGTTGGGGCAGGCATGGCCGATGCGTTACGCATTAGTGATGAGAAAAACGGCTATACACTCACGGACAGCGGCACCTTTACCTTTTTGAAAAAAACCTTATCGCTGGATGTAATGACCGGGCATGAAAACCGCCTATTAAATCTTTTTCATGCCATGCAAACCAACCCGCAAAAATTCAATCGTGTGAATGCAGCGGCTGGTAAAGCGTTTGTCGACTTTTTGTTATCACCACAGGGACAAAAACTCATCGCTGACCATGGCATAAAAGAATTTGGTAAACCGTTATTTGTTATTGATGGCGGCAAATCAGAAAAAGACTACGGTTTATAA
- a CDS encoding CreA family protein has product MKKFVSSAVVLLLSLIPLIAKAEIIGSVSTTFKLLGANDKIIIEAFDDPKVSGVACHLSRAKTGGVKGSLGVAEDTSDASIACRQIGPIQVHDIKPDGEEVFTQKTSLLFKKIHVVRFLDKTRNVLVYLVYSDKLVDGSPKNSISTVPLGQLN; this is encoded by the coding sequence ATGAAAAAGTTTGTATCCAGTGCTGTTGTTTTGCTATTAAGCCTCATTCCTTTGATCGCAAAAGCAGAGATTATAGGGAGTGTCAGTACGACGTTTAAACTATTAGGGGCAAATGACAAAATCATTATCGAAGCATTCGATGACCCGAAAGTAAGTGGTGTGGCATGTCATTTAAGCAGAGCAAAAACGGGCGGTGTTAAAGGGTCATTAGGCGTCGCTGAAGATACCTCGGATGCCTCCATTGCGTGCCGCCAGATAGGGCCTATTCAGGTACATGACATTAAACCCGATGGCGAAGAGGTGTTTACCCAGAAAACCTCTTTATTATTTAAAAAAATTCATGTCGTCCGGTTTTTAGATAAAACAAGAAACGTCTTAGTGTATCTGGTGTATTCCGACAAGCTGGTCGACGGCTCACCTAAAAACAGCATCTCAACCGTTCCTCTCGGACAGCTCAATTAA
- a CDS encoding tetratricopeptide repeat protein, translating into MFQLKKEFSILIALLLFGCSSNQPEQTDMADKMKINKISSSQTCISLDTKGNHAAAFPYCKISAETGNTIAQTLVGSMYFRGEGIPQNYQQAAYWFQKVAQHGDVNAQALIGSMYLEGNGVQQSNEQATYWFQKASRQVNLHPMVIVGAMYFEGQWVYQSFQQAAYWYQKAAEQGDDNGQFRLGTMYYQGQGFPHNYAQAAYWYQKSAEQGNANAQAFLGGMYYEGQGMIKDDKQAYAWLSVAAMHNQDAIKTRDTIAQQLSPDDLYEAQTLAAEYLKKYNLKM; encoded by the coding sequence ATGTTTCAGTTAAAAAAGGAATTTTCAATTCTGATCGCGCTTTTGCTTTTTGGGTGTTCCTCTAATCAACCAGAGCAAACCGACATGGCTGATAAAATGAAGATCAATAAGATTTCATCTTCCCAGACATGTATCTCTCTTGATACCAAAGGAAATCATGCTGCAGCCTTCCCCTACTGTAAAATATCCGCAGAAACAGGTAACACTATTGCTCAGACATTGGTTGGTTCGATGTATTTCCGTGGCGAAGGTATTCCACAAAATTATCAGCAAGCTGCATATTGGTTTCAGAAAGTCGCACAACATGGTGATGTCAACGCTCAGGCATTGATCGGTTCAATGTATCTTGAGGGGAATGGCGTTCAACAAAGCAACGAGCAGGCAACCTACTGGTTTCAAAAAGCCTCAAGGCAAGTCAATCTTCATCCGATGGTGATTGTTGGTGCCATGTATTTTGAAGGCCAATGGGTTTATCAGAGTTTTCAGCAAGCCGCATACTGGTATCAAAAAGCGGCGGAGCAAGGTGATGATAACGGGCAATTCCGCCTAGGTACCATGTATTATCAGGGGCAAGGCTTTCCCCACAATTATGCTCAGGCCGCTTACTGGTATCAAAAATCTGCAGAACAGGGAAATGCTAACGCGCAGGCCTTTTTGGGCGGAATGTATTATGAAGGTCAAGGCATGATCAAAGACGATAAACAAGCATATGCCTGGTTATCTGTCGCAGCCATGCATAATCAGGATGCCATCAAAACGCGGGATACCATTGCCCAGCAACTCAGCCCCGATGACCTGTATGAAGCACAAACACTGGCCGCGGAATATCTAAAAAAATACAACCTAAAAATGTAA
- a CDS encoding TIGR01621 family pseudouridine synthase has translation MSEKYSGFTEILTHPDFIVVNKMAGVDMHDDMGVPGLVSRVSAAIGQDVYPVHRLDKVTSGVVLLAKNTEATRLLSLSFAERKVKKIYLAISDRTPKKKQGWIKGDMAKGRNGCWRLLHSLDNPAVTYFQSLSLKIPKHRLYIIFPHTGKTHQIRVAMKSISAPILGDERYGGTPAERTYLHAWRLQFPYSGADYSVEAPHRWGEKIDSDVDLQNFIP, from the coding sequence ATGTCTGAAAAATATTCCGGATTCACAGAGATCCTGACGCATCCTGATTTTATCGTGGTGAACAAAATGGCAGGGGTGGATATGCATGATGACATGGGCGTTCCGGGTCTGGTCTCTCGTGTTTCAGCCGCTATTGGTCAGGATGTTTATCCTGTGCATCGATTGGATAAGGTGACCTCCGGCGTGGTTCTTTTGGCAAAAAATACCGAAGCCACCCGCTTGTTGAGCCTGTCGTTTGCTGAACGAAAGGTCAAAAAAATCTATCTGGCTATCAGTGATCGTACACCGAAAAAGAAGCAAGGTTGGATCAAAGGCGATATGGCAAAAGGAAGGAATGGTTGCTGGCGCTTACTTCATTCGCTAGATAATCCTGCTGTTACCTATTTTCAGAGTTTATCACTGAAAATACCCAAGCATCGCTTGTACATCATCTTTCCTCATACCGGTAAAACTCACCAGATCCGGGTGGCCATGAAAAGCATAAGTGCCCCAATTCTTGGTGATGAGCGTTATGGTGGAACACCGGCAGAGAGAACCTATTTACATGCCTGGCGACTGCAATTTCCCTATTCAGGAGCAGATTATAGTGTGGAAGCCCCACATCGGTGGGGTGAAAAAATAGACAGTGATGTGGATTTGCAAAATTTTATCCCTTAA
- a CDS encoding amino acid ABC transporter substrate-binding protein, with protein MSKLKYLTGVASAVALLVASNAQAASGDTLANVKKKGYVQCGVNDGLPGFSSPNAKGVWEGMDVDVCRALAAAIFSDASKVKYIPLGGKERFTALQSGEVDILSRNTTWTLTRDATLGLISTATNYYDGQGFLVKKSLGVKSAKELDGATVCVEGGTTTEMNLANYFNANHMKYTPVVFDNNDQTVKGFESGRCDVYTSDKSAIYASKTKLADPNSVDVLPEIISKEPLGPMVRQGDDQWQLLVKWTVFAMVNAEELGVTSKNVDEMKTKGSPDVKRLLGLDAPDGTTLGAVKDWGYQIVKQVGNYGEVYDRNVGKDSPLKITRLENNLWNKGGFLYAPPVR; from the coding sequence ATGTCAAAACTAAAATATTTAACAGGCGTTGCATCTGCTGTTGCTTTATTAGTCGCAAGTAATGCTCAGGCAGCATCAGGTGACACTCTGGCAAATGTTAAAAAGAAAGGCTATGTGCAATGTGGTGTGAATGATGGTTTGCCTGGCTTTTCCAGCCCGAATGCAAAGGGCGTTTGGGAAGGTATGGATGTTGATGTATGCCGTGCATTGGCTGCAGCTATTTTCTCTGATGCCAGCAAAGTGAAATATATTCCATTAGGTGGTAAAGAACGTTTCACCGCTCTGCAATCAGGTGAAGTTGACATTCTGTCACGTAACACAACTTGGACTCTGACTCGTGACGCGACTCTGGGTCTGATCTCCACAGCAACCAACTATTATGATGGTCAGGGTTTCCTGGTTAAAAAATCATTGGGCGTGAAAAGTGCTAAAGAGTTAGATGGTGCAACCGTTTGTGTAGAAGGCGGTACCACTACAGAAATGAACCTGGCTAACTATTTCAATGCTAATCATATGAAATACACACCAGTGGTATTCGATAACAATGATCAAACCGTGAAAGGTTTTGAATCTGGTCGTTGTGACGTTTATACCTCTGACAAATCAGCAATCTATGCTTCTAAAACCAAACTGGCTGATCCGAACAGCGTAGATGTATTGCCTGAAATTATCTCTAAAGAACCTTTAGGCCCAATGGTTCGTCAGGGTGATGACCAGTGGCAATTGTTAGTTAAATGGACTGTCTTTGCGATGGTCAACGCAGAAGAACTGGGTGTTACCAGCAAAAACGTTGATGAAATGAAAACCAAAGGCAGCCCAGATGTGAAACGCCTGTTAGGTCTTGACGCACCGGATGGAACAACTCTGGGTGCAGTGAAAGACTGGGGTTACCAAATTGTGAAACAGGTTGGTAACTATGGTGAAGTTTATGACCGCAACGTAGGTAAAGATTCACCACTGAAAATTACGCGTTTAGAAAACAATTTGTGGAACAAAGGCGGTTTCCTGTACGCACCACCAGTACGTTAA
- a CDS encoding amino acid ABC transporter permease produces MPAENSKKSNNAVATRWIYDPKVRGILFQVLAVACVAWMLFYFVSNAMHNMESRGIATGFSFLQHRASFGIVQTLISYSEDDTYGRAFVIGLLNTLLVSGIGIILATVLGFLIGIARLSNNWLLSRAAAVYIEIFRNIPLLLQIFFWYFCVLRALPGPRQSIDIANAFFLNVRGLYIPAPIAEPGFGIVAIAFVIAIVGVFFLSQWAKKRKNLTGQPFPVFFSSLGLLVGLPLVVFLIAGMPLHWELPALKGFNFRGGLTVIPELFSMVVALTIFTAASIAEIVRSGIMAVSKGQVEASHALGLKNGLTLRFVVIPQAMRVIIPPLTSQYLNLIKNSSLATAVGYPDLVSVFMGSTLNQTGQAVEIIAMTMAVYLTISIVTSVLMNIYNAKKALVER; encoded by the coding sequence ATGCCTGCTGAAAACTCAAAAAAAAGCAACAACGCGGTAGCTACTCGCTGGATTTATGATCCTAAAGTACGTGGGATTTTGTTTCAGGTGTTAGCGGTTGCCTGTGTTGCATGGATGTTGTTTTATTTCGTTAGCAACGCTATGCACAATATGGAATCACGCGGGATCGCGACAGGTTTCTCTTTCCTTCAGCACCGGGCTAGTTTTGGTATTGTTCAAACCCTGATTTCTTATTCAGAAGATGATACTTATGGCCGGGCATTTGTCATCGGTTTACTCAACACCCTCCTCGTATCAGGAATAGGTATTATTTTAGCCACTGTTCTTGGTTTCCTGATTGGTATAGCTCGTCTGTCAAACAACTGGTTACTGAGTCGTGCTGCTGCGGTTTATATTGAGATATTCCGTAATATTCCATTACTTCTACAGATTTTTTTCTGGTATTTCTGTGTGTTACGCGCATTACCAGGACCAAGACAAAGTATCGATATCGCCAATGCATTTTTTCTGAACGTACGTGGGTTATACATTCCTGCACCAATAGCCGAACCAGGTTTTGGTATTGTTGCTATTGCGTTCGTGATTGCCATTGTCGGTGTGTTTTTTCTCAGCCAATGGGCTAAAAAGCGTAAAAATCTGACTGGCCAGCCTTTTCCTGTGTTTTTCAGCAGCTTGGGGTTATTAGTTGGTTTGCCGTTGGTCGTTTTTCTGATTGCCGGTATGCCGTTGCATTGGGAATTACCAGCCCTGAAAGGATTTAACTTCCGCGGTGGTTTAACAGTTATTCCTGAATTGTTCTCTATGGTTGTGGCGTTGACTATTTTTACTGCGGCATCGATCGCGGAAATAGTTCGCTCTGGGATCATGGCTGTATCCAAAGGTCAGGTAGAAGCGTCACATGCGCTGGGGTTGAAAAATGGTCTGACACTGCGTTTCGTGGTGATTCCTCAGGCCATGCGCGTCATCATTCCTCCATTAACCAGCCAATATCTGAACTTGATTAAAAACTCTTCACTGGCTACTGCGGTGGGTTATCCGGATCTGGTTTCTGTCTTCATGGGCAGTACGTTAAACCAGACTGGTCAGGCTGTGGAAATTATTGCCATGACAATGGCGGTCTATCTGACTATCAGCATTGTGACCTCTGTGTTAATGAATATTTATAACGCCAAAAAAGCGTTGGTGGAGCGTTAA